Within Gambusia affinis linkage group LG01, SWU_Gaff_1.0, whole genome shotgun sequence, the genomic segment TTTATTCTAACCCTAACCAATTAAACTAGGTCTGGAAGTTTGCCATAACCATTGACTCCTAAacctaattaattaattggaaTTTTAACCTTcactctatatatatatatttttttttggttactATTTATTATCTATTAGTTGGGTTCCCTTTTTTCCGATACAGCACATGACAATACACTCATGGTTTAGTTTGGGCTGGTCCCACTAAACAGGCATTCACTTTGCACTTACACAGCACATCACAGATCAGGTTACTTGTTAACCATTGCACATGAACACCTATAAGACAGGGTCCAGTCATTCAGGCTAGCTGTATGATCTCGAGTGAGAGCGCACTACCTTGGATGAACCAAGATGACCGTAGGCCGGATTATGGGCGTAAGAGAGCGGTTCAGACAAGGGTCAAACCACATCCCTTatccttaccctaaccctaacccttaccctgacgaggaaaagaacaaaaggaCAGATGCAGGCCAGCTGGAGAACGGCAGTTGGTCGGGTGACTTCGTGGGAGGAAAGAGATGGCCCGTGCATTACTCTCCTGCCGTCGGGCAGGTAAGAGCTTACCCTAACCCCACCCTAACCAGCCAGTGCCTCTCTGACCTCCCCACCTGTCGCCTGCCCGCTGTCTAGTATCTGGCTGActttgctaattttttattaattttttattaattatttatttatttcctcacgtgttttccctctctctctatctATTTCTACgtggacgtgtgtgtgtgaacgtgAGTATGTAAGCCCAATCTTGTGTGACCCCACCCCAAATTTGTGTACTTACCTGGTCTGTTATATGACCCCTGACCCTTCGTGttaccctaaacctaacctgagtgtttctttgacctttgaccctacCCTAATGTGTATACTTACCTGATGTGTCCCTAATctaaaaatatgtgtgtgtatgagtgctTGTGCAACTTCACTTACCTTATGTTTCAAACCCATTCTGATGTTTATGtcaagttaaatattatttttgtaagtcaacctgaacattttatttaagaacaacaaacagaacGAGGAACAGTATTTAAAGGGGGTGCCTAACGAAATTTGAGTTGCAGGAATAACATTACAGAGGGGGCACtaagaaacagaaatggagaaatAAGTACCTGatgaagacaaagaacaagTCGAAACGTCGTACACTAGGGGGCAACAGAGAGTAACAGAAGCTCAAACACCAATTTAAAAGGACgaggaaaagaacaaaaggaCAGATGCAGGCCAGCTGGAGAACGGCAGTTGGTCGGGTGACTTCGTGGGAGGAAAGAGATGGCCCGTGCATTACTCTCCTGCCATCGGGCAGGTAAGAGCTTACCCTAACCCCACCCTAACCAGCCAGTGCCTCTCTGACCTCCCCACCTGTCGCCTGCCCGCTGTCTAGTATCTGGCTGACTTTGctaattttttataaattttttattaattatttatttatttcctcacgtgttttccctctctctctatctATTTCTACgtggacgtgtgtgtgtgaacgtgAGTATGTAAGCCCAATCTTGTGTGACCCCACCCCAAATTTGTGTACTTACCTGGTCTGTTATATGACCCCTGACCCTTCGTGttaccctaaacctaacctgagtgtttctttgacctttgaccctacCCTAATGTGTATACTTACCTGATGTGTCCCTAATctaaaaatatgtgtgtgtatgagtgctTGTGCAACTTCACTTACCTTATGTTTCAAACCCATTCTGATGTTTATGtcaagttaaatattatttttgtaagtcaacctgaacattttatttaagaacaacaaacagaacGAGGAACAGTATTTAAAGGGGGTGCCTAACGAAATTTGAGTTGCAGGAATAACATTACAGAGGGGGCACtaagaaacagaaatggagaaatAAGTACCTGatgaagacaaagaacaagTCGAAACGTCGTACACTAGGGGGCAACAGAGAGTAACAGAAGCTCAAACACCAATTTAAAAGGACgaggaaaagaacaaaaggaCAGATGCAGGCCAGCTGGAGAACGGCAGTTGGTCGGGTGACTTCGTGGGAGGAAAGAGATGGCCCGTGCATTACTCTCCTGCCGTCGGGCAGGTAAGAGCTTACCCTAACCCCACCCTAACCAGCCAGTGCCTCTCTGACCTCCCCACCTGTCGCCTGCCCGCTGTCTAGTATCTGGCTGActttgctaattttttattaattatttatttatttcctcacgtgttttccctctctctctatctATTTCTACgtggacgtgtgtgtgtgaacgtgAGTATGTAAGCCCAATCTTGTGTGACCCCACCCCAAATTTGTGTACTTACCTGGTCTGTTATATGACCCCTGACCCTTCGTGttaccctaaacctaacctgagtgtttctttgacctttgaccctacCCTAATGTGTATACTTACCTGATGTGTCCCTAATctaaaaatatgtgtgtgtatgagtgctTGTGCAACTTCACTTACCTTATGTTTCAAACCCATTCTGATGTTTATGtcaagttaaatattatttttgtaagtcaacctgaacattttatttaagaacaacaaacagaacGGCTCAACAGAACggcttaacatgtcttgtgttttatttttgtaattattgttacactggcgttactgtcggacatacagaaataccgaacaaatcgcGCTCACGGGCGATTCCGTATTTCTGAAagggatggcaatcctactgtgctcttctctcattaaaattatagaaactatataaaacacaaataaatctacaatttgtaagattaacaacggcccaacccgtgttttaaatcaggctttaagataatgtatcaaacttcatgcacaaaataaaatatactatagaaatatgaaagcattaaactcaccgttgggtttgtgttcgcctccatggtcgccagcctgcgtgatgctggtatttcttcaatatgacggttgtgtcacgtgattaggtggatgttggaatcggacatccattgctaatgtctgtgacctgaagtaaccttggccatttttacagcgaatttttagacgctgaatttgagacagcgaatttttagacgctgaatttgagacggcgaatttgagcaagttgaattggaggacaacgaaaatattgcatttgaattttgaaaagtttaattttttatatgctgaattttttaacactgaaaatttaaactgtgaaaaatatgtatattgaaaatttgatcactttgaaataggaatgtgaatttttttaataactgaaaattgcaaccatgtaaaaaaaattacaccgaatttttttttactgcaaaaataatgacattgaatttttttttaggttaaaaatatattctgaatttattttaatactgaaaaagtaagcactaatatacaacattcaaatttcagaggtattttttattcaaattctgatggcacatatttacttccatagtaCTGCAAGATGGACTTGTGTCTTCAAACTCGAACATCTTATTTTCAAGCTCTATCTTTAAGTCCTGCCACATCGAATGCACTCTCAAGAGTTCAGCATGGAACTGAAGGAATTGGTTTATGTAATGCTCCTTTTCTGACTTCACTTTAAATATCTCTTTCTGAAGATTAAGGCAAGCTAAActcacattttcaaactcagtTACGTTTTCTTCAAAACAGACATTGAATTTCTCCAACTTTGAAAACATCTTATAAAGCTCAGCTTGTGATTTAATGTATTGCCTTTTGTAATAATCCTTTTtggctgtttcttttattaaacacGACCTGTGATCACAATGTCTTTCCAACAGGAGAAATGCCTGAttactttcttcttctggtaCACCAAATCTTTGTGAGTCCAAGGTTTGCtgtctcttgtgtttttgctccaAAGATATTCTCTGCCTAAGCTCACAGTCTGGAACTCCTTTCACAGAAAgaaatctcaaaaacaaaatttcagattCTTTGCTTCGTTCTGTATCTTGTGTTCTTTTCAGAGGACCACCACCCAAAGTGGATATCTGTTCTTGATCACATTCAGGAGATGTGATGTGCAAAGATGTGCCAGAGTGCTGAGAATTAGTATCCAAGCTTATGTAATGTGTGTATTTAGATCTCTCAGTTGTAGCAGCAGAGGTCTCTGTTTGTGCAGGTTGTGGAGCATGAGTTTCCACTATAACATTAGAATCCTGTAAAGTCGGCACAACCAGTTCCTTGTTGTCAGGATCTACAATTATGTAAGATGTGTTCTCTTTGTGCACAGCCTTGGAAgaaattgtttcatttgaaattgtttCTTTGGGCTCTTCTACATTCATGCATGTGTTGGCTGTTTTTGCCATCTCTTCAGATTTCAAAAGGAAGTTGTCCTGTGTAACC encodes:
- the LOC122829244 gene encoding uncharacterized protein LOC122829244 → MQDNFLLKSEEMAKTANTCMNVEEPKETISNETISSKAVHKENTSYIIVDPDNKELVVPTLQDSNVIVETHAPQPAQTETSAATTERSKYTHYISLDTNSQHSGTSLHITSPECDQEQISTLGGGPLKRTQDTERSKESEILFLRFLSVKGVPDCELRQRISLEQKHKRQQTLDSQRFGVPEEESNQAFLLLERHCDHRSCLIKETAKKDYYKRQYIKSQAELYKMFSKLEKFNVCFEENVTEFENVSLACLNLQKEIFKVKSEKEHYINQFLQFHAELLRVHSMWQDLKIELENKMFEFEDTSPSCSTMEVNMCHQNLNKKYL